aaaaaggcttgtagtctcaacagaaatccacctctcttacacttcctcctacaatgatgcgaaatgacgatttttacatcattgtaggaggaagtgttaagagatgaatacagatttctcctgtctcagggggaattgagagagggttgcacgaccattcaaaagtatgactgggtgtctagcaatggaaagcctaatgcaaatgggtggagtgtccctttaagacaggtATGGTACTACACATATTCCACATCCACCCTCCCAGTGCCTCTCACCTTGTCATAGCCCTCGAGGTCACGCATATTCTTGACCTCAAAGAGGTTGCCCTCCACAGAGAGCAACGAGATCGGGGACTCAGTGAGGATGGAGACAGGGATGGAGGTCAGCTCCAGACAGTTCTCCTCCAGACGCAGCACCTTCAGACGCGGGCACCGCGAAACCTCCGGAGACACAGAcgagatctgagagagagagagagagagagagagagagagagagagagagagagagagagagagaataggaaggGAGGGAGTGATACATCAGGAAGGGGTGATAGAAAGATGGTGAGAGGGATGACAGTATTACAACCCCATTTAAGGCTTATCTGTTTCAGTTGTTGACTAAACCAGCCAGTGACAAGCCAGACTCATTAgtaacaaacagacaaatatgaaTTAGCCTATTACTGAGCGCAGTATACGGACATCACATTGCCTTACGCGTGTATTTACCAATGTTCATTGCAAACAAATGAAATCACTCCAAATATACTCTGAATACTTAACGGTAACAAACTTAACCATCTACATTAACGGTATTTAGCTTGCATCACTGAAAATAAAATGAGCAATGTAATGGTGACAAAGGTGACAGAGGCTTGTCATCCATTCGTATCAGTACTCAGCATGAATAGCTGAAAACAGCCAGCCATCAGATCAAAGGTGCTGCTGACTGAAGGGGAAAAGTAATAGACAGATGAGTGAGGACATGGCCTCGTCATTCAAAAGAGTTGACTTGAGGACACTGTTATTAGCCTTCAGAGCATTCATGCATGTACATATACCTGTGGATAAACTTGGTTTGTTTACGCTGTAATACTGATGTAATGTACGAttacatactatactataattAACAAAACAAGTagatcacaacaacaacaacaacaacaaatccaTGACCATGGACCTGATTTCTTTTCAATTCAGAAGAAAGGTGTTGCTCTGGTCTAAAAACGACATCCGTTCCAGTCGTGGGCTAAAGCAGCCAGTTCTAATTAGCTGAGTCCGTATGACAGGTAAGTGAGCTGATTAGTGGATGGTTACTTGTAAGTACAGAGGTAATAGGCCTACCACTACCATGGTACACTTTCACAGTATGAGGCCAGATTTCCTGTGTTGTACTGCCAAAGGATACTTGGAGAACAACCCAAGAAAACAATGCTGAACAATGAAATAAACGGACAGCATATTAGGTGAAATATGAGATCAAGTTGAGATGAGAAAACATGAGATCAAGCATGTAGCATCTGCAAATACTGACTCATTCCGTCTCTGTCTATAATAACCAAGTTGCATCATTTAAAATAATTTTAGAAAAAGTTAAgtcaaagcaaagaaagctcctgcacactgttcataaaggtttgaattgcttgaagaaggtcagtagaccgaaacgttgcattaaaccacgcaaatgtgaacagtttgcgggagctttctttgctttaacgttggtgacctaggggttccactcctacgcacctgaccaaggaggtgtgcaagaattcttcacttactgaGAAAAAGTTAAGTCAACAGCAAGCATAGTTTTGGTCCTCAGTTAGCATATCAAGTTGTTACACATAAAGGTCATTTCACACCAGATTTCTCCATTGAAGGACAATCTGAGCATGTTGCTCCAATTAAAGAAAGAAATTGATAGATTGATTTACACAGAATATATTCTGTAAGACTTTCCCGAGCACCCCATCTACAGATCCCTCAAAGCACAAAAAACACATGGGTCTCCGTTGTAATAAAGGTTTAGACCCAATGGTTACCTTTCCTTTACCATGTAATTCCACAAAAATAGAAAATGTAATTACAAGTTGGATAAACTCCTCTTCAGCAACGTCTAACTGGTTACAACTTACAACCACTCACAGCAGGTTTATACACTACAGTCTGTGCCAACAAGGTAGTCAAAGTTCTGCATTCAATGCAGGGTGAAGATCACCATTGTTTCAAATTCAATATAATTCTATGCTAATAGATCATCTGCAGTtctcatttagttaagaaaaggaGGGCTTCAGGCGCTTCTATTAGGCGAtataccactacctcaaggttcatttaacctggtttacttctgaGCCAGCTTCTAGGAATAGCCCCCCAGGCTTCTCCtaacaaacacatacagcagTGACAATTTCCCATGAAAGCCCCTCTACCAGCCATGAGCAAAATACATGATGAAACAAGTCAGAGGGGTGTCGCACAAAATGGTGCTTTGGTTGGTTTGCACAGAGGAAGGTCTCATCCCCGAAAACGTTTTGCAGGTGTGGGCAGCACTTTCATCCCTATTGTGTTTGTAAAGCAATAAagaaattattgcatcggctatcggtgtgtgtgcgcgagtcccACACCGTGCTGTTGCAAACTACATTGACCTAGTCAGCAACTCTGGGCCCGCtcatgaaattgcttgttttcaCTCACGTTTGCTAATTAATATGCCTAATGACGGGCAGCGATTGGCACCGCACGACCACGTGTGGAGCATACGAGGGGAAAAACAATGCAGTTTTATGGGCGGGCCAGAGGGGCCGACTGGGTCAATGGTGATAACACAGCATATTTGTCCCTGCCCTGTGCCTGGCCTACTCACCTGGTTCTGGTTGAGGTTGATTTCGATGACCTGCAGCTCGGCCACCTCGGCGGGCAGGGCCTGGATACGGTTCTTGGACAGGTCCAGCATGTCCAGGTGGCGCAGGGCACCCAGTCCGCTGGGCAGCTCCCGCAGCTGGTTGCCCGACAAGATGAGGGTGCGCAGGGCCTTGAGCTGGTTGACGCAGGCCGGCAGTGCCTGGATCTGGTTGCCGCTCAGAGACAGCGTCTCAAGCTTTTTCAGCTTACCAATCTCATTGGGCAAAGTTGCTGTGGGGAGAGTCGACAAAAAACATTAACATTAGCAATACTACAAGCAATACTACAGGGTTGTCTCCCCAACGGTGGCTCATTTAACAAGCAAGAGGGTGACAGTCACTTCTGAATTCTCTTTGCCACCATCCATGGATACTGACCACACTAGGTTTGTCTGGAGGAGCAGGTTTCATAGATATGAGACAACTGTTCCACCTTGGGCgtacactacaaagctggttcgggataagttaaggttacgttaagaggtaaatcatctaatacaagagcttttcttaaaaaatgaggactccgggatctcctattagatgatttacatctTAACGTAACCTTAAGTTATcctaaaccagctttgtagtataggcccattgTGGGTGAAAGACCACAATAACAACCTTCTGTTGCTTTACGTGACCAACTGATCTTTGAAAAACAACATGGACCATGTCTATAGCTCCAGGATGGCCATTACAATTTAACATGaataatacacaacacacaccgaCCCTTTCAAGAGCAACGACAAAACCATGAAGTGTGGGAAGACGCCGACTAAAAATCAATGAAGCTTCTGTACTCTTGTTGCATCTCATTCACTCGGATGTGGGCTGTCGACTCACTTAGCCTGTTGGCATTAATGGTGAGGCTCTTAAGATGCAGAAAGCTCCCAATGAATGGCGGCAAGGCCTCAATCTTGTTATTGGAGAGGTCAACAGTGCGCAGATTCCCAGTTAGTCTCTGAAGCTCCTCTGGAAACTACAATGTACAAAGACGGTTAGAAAGAGGATTAGTTTTCAGGTGAATACCTTTGCTGTTGTAGCTACCAGCAAGACATTGCATGTACTCCTCTGCTGACTCTGGGCAATATAATCAAAGGTTCATTGATTAGGTCCTGCGAAAGACAACCTGCATGACATTGGAGTCAGTGACACTGGAAACACCTACCTCTGGAAGACCTTTGCCAGTCAGCTGAAAGACGCCAGTTTTCTGGGACGTTTCCAGGTGTGCCTTCAGCGCACTGTTACCCATTTAATGCTGATTTTCCGCAACAGCGGTCCTACAGTAGATGGTGTAGAGATCAATTTGGAAAAGGATGTGCCACAAATGGCTTGCTGGCGTCTCTTCTCAGCTGTGTTTATGTCAACTAGACCTTGATGGGACTCCGTGATAGCGTTCAAAAGGCTTTCTTCATATACCTGTGTCATGTAGAAACGATCCAGAAGTCAGTCCCACACATCAACACGTCTTCGGCTCTGTGCATCTGCGAACGACTATCTTAATTTTGCTAGACAGCCTAGCTGTAGTTCTAGCTCTACTACATAACTTGACAGTTCTAGTTCCAGCCTAACGCACCATGCACTAACCAACTCTACATTCATCTTTGTGTCTTTGGTGGTCCCGCAGCTGAGCCAACATTACACAAGTTACCACCAATCCACTTGTATGGATTATCTATGTATTCACTGACGGTTTGCTGTAGTTGTATATTATGGACCAAAGGCTGTAAGGTGACGTTGATGGTGAAATTACATGGCTAGTCTAGAACTGACAACACCCTGCATGGATTTGAGTTCTTATAGTTCTAATCCTCGAGTCTGTGATGGCTTGCCACAAATAAGCTTGATAAGCAGACACATATAACCACTCACAACACTGCGTATCTACGATACATATTAAGAAACATTACTGACTTTTGGTAGgctcaacacagacaaaaaaatggACGCTATAAGATAGCAAGCTTGTACTTACTTGATGATGTTGCTAGCTAGCTGCCTAGCCGACCTGGGGGCAGCTAACCAGCTAACTGGGGGGAAAAGTGAGTATTGAAAAGATGAACAATGCTCACGCTAATTATCTAAGACTGACAAAGTGCATGTTCATACCTAAATCGAACAAAATACCTGCGATCCCCCTCTACGATCAGGAAAAGGCGAGAAATAACACTATTACGGCAGCTCGGAGTATCACAACCCTAGGGGAGGTGCAACAAACCAAATCAGAACTTGCAGCTTCCAAACGCATGGTGGCGGTAATGTTCAATAGGTTGGGCACTTGGAACTTTGTAGTGCGTTTTTGTAGTTCTaccaaagattattttaattctaaCAGTGTTTCCAAGCATTTGTCAAGAATgagcatatcattttcttctcagtgttttcagtaggctacttaaATTTATATGTATCAGAATTATCTTAATTGAGACAACCAACCCCAACTGACGTTTCACTCTTCATAGCTGCGGCCTAGGCCTAGAATGTACCAAAATTGTAGcttacagtggttctcaacctttttgaacaaacgccccttagGCCTCATCAGAGGCCTCCCAGTCCCAACTACCCCtgagcctcatcataagcctgccaccgTCCCActgggcctcatcataagcctcccaacgcccccctgggacTCATCATGAGCCGgtcaacgccccccttagcattaaaaaaaTAAGGGACTAATGCTCCTAATGAAAACTAAGCTCTGCCctatagaggtagaaaataacactagagaggaccccgcccccccttttacggcaatctgtagcggccattatctggaggtagatcagagaaatggaaattaacggagaacgaggctcacctctgtcaaaaatggcttaatcatgtgaaaatgtccatcaacacactatacaaggacaatagttgaagtgtgttgctaactatgttcataaaatatattatttgatttttaaatgtattttatcgacttcaaatctggtctttgattaaagtgttactttatatttacacagttttagttaatttcttgacaggggtgggcgtgttctccattgacttgcattgcctgaaagtacctacactacctacggaagttgggaagctccagctgccatttcccagtgctgtcgcaaattgctgtgtcctctctagtgttattttctacctctatgctctgccccctctcaactgcatccttcacaacgcccccctagggctcccctagagggctgtaccgcccccgttgagaaacactatacttTCAAATGGCCATGTTTTTGATGTCAGAGTGAGAAGAAAAACATATTCTAAAAATGTTCTAAAAATTTTCATTTTCACATGAAAAACACATTATGCTGTCTCATCTAAGGTTACAGTGATTTTACCTCTGCTATCAACATGTCCTGAGACACTAATTACAAACATTTCTGTGTCAACGGTTTTGACAGCg
This is a stretch of genomic DNA from Engraulis encrasicolus isolate BLACKSEA-1 chromosome 19, IST_EnEncr_1.0, whole genome shotgun sequence. It encodes these proteins:
- the lrrc57 gene encoding leucine-rich repeat-containing protein 57; the encoded protein is MGNSALKAHLETSQKTGVFQLTGKGLPEFPEELQRLTGNLRTVDLSNNKIEALPPFIGSFLHLKSLTINANRLTTLPNEIGKLKKLETLSLSGNQIQALPACVNQLKALRTLILSGNQLRELPSGLGALRHLDMLDLSKNRIQALPAEVAELQVIEINLNQNQISSVSPEVSRCPRLKVLRLEENCLELTSIPVSILTESPISLLSVEGNLFEVKNMRDLEGYDKYMERFTATKKKFA